The Gorilla gorilla gorilla isolate KB3781 chromosome 17, NHGRI_mGorGor1-v2.1_pri, whole genome shotgun sequence genome contains a region encoding:
- the HAUS1 gene encoding HAUS augmin-like complex subunit 1 isoform X1, producing the protein MEPQEERETQVAAWLKKIFGDHPIPQYEVNPRTTEILHHLSERNRVRDRDVYLVIEDLKQKASEYKSEAKYLQDLLMESVNFSPANLSSTGSRYLNALVDSAVALETKDTSLASFIPAVNDLTSDLFRTKSKSEEIKIELEKLEKNLTATLVLEKCLQEDVKKAELHLSTERAKVDNRRQNMDFLKAKSEEFRFGIKAAEEQLSARGMDASLSHQSLVALSEKLARLKQQTIPLKKKLESYLDLMPNPSLAQVKIEEAKRELDSIEAELTRRVDMMEL; encoded by the exons ATGGAGccgcaggaggagagagaaacgCAG GTTGCTGCgtggttaaaaaaaatatttggagatcATCCTATTCCACAGTATGAGGTGAACCCACGGACCACAGAGATTTTACATCACCTTTCAGAACGCAACAGGGTCCGGGACAGGGATGTCTACCTGGTAATAGAAGACTTGAAGCAGAAAGCAAGTGAATACAAGTCAGAAG CCAAGTATCTTCAAGACCTTCTCATGGAGAGTGTGAATTTTTCCCCCGCCAATCTCTCTAGCACTGGTTCCAGGTATCTGAATGCTTTGGTTGACAGTGCGGTGGCCCTTGAAACAAAGGATACCTCGCTAGCTAG TTTTATCCCTGCAGTGAATGATTTGACCTCTGATCTCTTTCGTACCAAATCCAAAAGTGAAGAAATCAAGATTGAACtggaaaaacttgaaaaaaatttaactgcAACTTTAGTATTAGAAAAATGTCTACAAGA ggaTGTCAAGAAAGCAGAGTTGCATCTGTCTACAGAAAGGGCCAAAGTTGATAATCGTCGTCAGAACATGGACTTTCTAAAAGCAAAGTCAGAGGAATTCAGATTTGGAATCAAGGCTGCAGAG GAGCAACTTTCAGCCAGAGGCATGGATGCTTCTCTGTCTCATCAGTCCTTAGTAGCACTATCAGAG AAACTGGCAAGATTAAAGCAACAGACTATACCTTTGAAGAAAAAATTGGAGTCCTATTTAGACTTAATGCCG aatccatCTCTTGCTCAAGTGAAAATTGAAGAAGCAAAGCGAGAGCTA GATAGCATTGAAGCTGAACTTACAAGAAGAGTAGACATGATGGAACTGTGA
- the HAUS1 gene encoding HAUS augmin-like complex subunit 1 isoform X2, with amino-acid sequence MESVNFSPANLSSTGSRYLNALVDSAVALETKDTSLASFIPAVNDLTSDLFRTKSKSEEIKIELEKLEKNLTATLVLEKCLQEDVKKAELHLSTERAKVDNRRQNMDFLKAKSEEFRFGIKAAEEQLSARGMDASLSHQSLVALSEKLARLKQQTIPLKKKLESYLDLMPNPSLAQVKIEEAKRELDSIEAELTRRVDMMEL; translated from the exons ATGGAGAGTGTGAATTTTTCCCCCGCCAATCTCTCTAGCACTGGTTCCAGGTATCTGAATGCTTTGGTTGACAGTGCGGTGGCCCTTGAAACAAAGGATACCTCGCTAGCTAG TTTTATCCCTGCAGTGAATGATTTGACCTCTGATCTCTTTCGTACCAAATCCAAAAGTGAAGAAATCAAGATTGAACtggaaaaacttgaaaaaaatttaactgcAACTTTAGTATTAGAAAAATGTCTACAAGA ggaTGTCAAGAAAGCAGAGTTGCATCTGTCTACAGAAAGGGCCAAAGTTGATAATCGTCGTCAGAACATGGACTTTCTAAAAGCAAAGTCAGAGGAATTCAGATTTGGAATCAAGGCTGCAGAG GAGCAACTTTCAGCCAGAGGCATGGATGCTTCTCTGTCTCATCAGTCCTTAGTAGCACTATCAGAG AAACTGGCAAGATTAAAGCAACAGACTATACCTTTGAAGAAAAAATTGGAGTCCTATTTAGACTTAATGCCG aatccatCTCTTGCTCAAGTGAAAATTGAAGAAGCAAAGCGAGAGCTA GATAGCATTGAAGCTGAACTTACAAGAAGAGTAGACATGATGGAACTGTGA